Proteins encoded within one genomic window of Humulus lupulus chromosome 1, drHumLupu1.1, whole genome shotgun sequence:
- the LOC133807079 gene encoding malate dehydrogenase, glyoxysomal-like isoform X3, whose amino-acid sequence MDASNCVKQPSPHVIATFFLSAQFLFIYYKNTLTVTDPAIRNPNRSTMEPVADANRRISRISSHLLPPNIQMEEGCGLRAENCRAKGAAPGFKVAVLGAAGGIGQPLAMLMKMNPLVSVLHLYDVVNSSGVTADISHMDTGAVVRGFLGQSQLEDALTGMDLVIIPAGVPRKPGMTRDDLFKINAGIVKTLCEGIAKCCPNAIVNLISNPVNSTVPIAAEVFKKAGTFDPKRLLGVTMLDVVRANTFVAEVLGLDPRDVDVPVVGGHAGVTILPLLSQVKPPCSFNAKEIDYLTNRIQNGGTEVVEAKAGAGSATLSMAYAAVKFADACLRGLRGDAGIIQCAFVASQVTELPFFASKVRLGRSGVEEVHPLGPLNEYERDGLEKAKKELAASIHKGVSFIRK is encoded by the exons ATGGATGCATCAAACTGTGTCAAACAG CCAAGCCCTCACGTCATCGCCACCTTCTTCTTATCTGCCCAATTCCTATTTATTTATTACAAAAACACCCTTACTGTCACAGACCCCGCAATCCGAAATCCGAATCGATCAACAATGGAGCCGGTAGCTGATGCCAATCGACGAATTTCCAGAATCTCTTCTCATCTTCTCCCTCCCAATATCCAG ATGGAGGAGGGTTGTGGTTTACGTGCGGAGAATTGCCGTGCGAAAGGCGCCGCGCCGGGATTCAAGGTTGCGGTTTTGGGAGCCGCTGGGGGCATAGGGCAACCTCTGGCCATGTTGATGAAGATGAACCCTTTGGTTTCGGTACTTCATCTATACGACGTCGTTAATAGCTCAGGCGTCACTGCTGACATCAGTCATATGGATACTGGTGCTGTG GTGAGGGGATTCTTAGGTCAGTCCCAGTTAGAAGATGCCTTGACAGGAATGGACCTTGTAATCATTCCTGCTGGTGTTCCCCGCAAACCTGGAATGACTAGGGATGATTTGTTCAAAATCAATGCCGGCATTGTGAAGACTCTTTGTGAAGGAATTGCAAAATGTTGTCCAAATGCTATTGTTAACCTGATCAGCAATCCTGTTAACTCGACGGTTCCCATTGCCGCTGAAGTTTTCAAGAAAGCTGGTACTTTTGATCCAAAGCGCCTTTTGGGAGTTACAATGCTTGATGTTGTTAGAGCAAATACTTTTGTG GCAGAAGTTTTGGGTCTTGATCCTAGGGATGTTGATGTTCCGGTAGTTGGAGGTCATGCAGGGGTTACAATCTTACCTCTTCTGTCTCAG GTTAAACCTCCATGCTCTTTTAATGCTAAAGAAATTGATTACCTTACAAACCGCATCCAAAATGGCGGAACTGAGGTTGTCGAG GCAAAAGCTGGAGCCGGATCTGCAACATTATCTATG GCTTATGCTGCTGTCAAGTTTGCCGATGCATGCCTTCGTGGTTTGCGAGGAGATGCTGGCATTATCCAGTGTGCTTTTGTGGCTTCTCAG GTGACTGAACTTCCTTTCTTTGCATCGAAAGTAAGGCTTGGCCGCAGTGGAGTGGAGGAAGTACACCCTCTTGGTCCCTTGAATGAGTACGAAAG GGATGGCTTGGAGAAGGCAAAGAAAGAGTTAGCAGCAAGTATTCACAAGGGAGTTTCCTTCATCAGGAAATGA
- the LOC133807079 gene encoding malate dehydrogenase, glyoxysomal-like isoform X2, with protein sequence MMGFQGSEDSKVLVLSDSNTQAFKEEASHFFPDKKKLRKMSLVVSWMHQTVSNSFKIVAHFPISQPSPHVIATFFLSAQFLFIYYKNTLTVTDPAIRNPNRSTMEPVADANRRISRISSHLLPPNIQMEEGCGLRAENCRAKGAAPGFKVAVLGAAGGIGQPLAMLMKMNPLVSVLHLYDVVNSSGVTADISHMDTGAVVRGFLGQSQLEDALTGMDLVIIPAGVPRKPGMTRDDLFKINAGIVKTLCEGIAKCCPNAIVNLISNPVNSTVPIAAEVFKKAGTFDPKRLLGVTMLDVVRANTFVAEVLGLDPRDVDVPVVGGHAGVTILPLLSQVKPPCSFNAKEIDYLTNRIQNGGTEVVEAKAGAGSATLSMAYAAVKFADACLRGLRGDAGIIQCAFVASQVTELPFFASKVRLGRSGVEEVHPLGPLNEYERDGLEKAKKELAASIHKGVSFIRK encoded by the exons CATGGATGCATCAAACTGTGTCAAACAG ttttaaaaTAGTAGCACACTTTCCAATTTCACAGCCAAGCCCTCACGTCATCGCCACCTTCTTCTTATCTGCCCAATTCCTATTTATTTATTACAAAAACACCCTTACTGTCACAGACCCCGCAATCCGAAATCCGAATCGATCAACAATGGAGCCGGTAGCTGATGCCAATCGACGAATTTCCAGAATCTCTTCTCATCTTCTCCCTCCCAATATCCAG ATGGAGGAGGGTTGTGGTTTACGTGCGGAGAATTGCCGTGCGAAAGGCGCCGCGCCGGGATTCAAGGTTGCGGTTTTGGGAGCCGCTGGGGGCATAGGGCAACCTCTGGCCATGTTGATGAAGATGAACCCTTTGGTTTCGGTACTTCATCTATACGACGTCGTTAATAGCTCAGGCGTCACTGCTGACATCAGTCATATGGATACTGGTGCTGTG GTGAGGGGATTCTTAGGTCAGTCCCAGTTAGAAGATGCCTTGACAGGAATGGACCTTGTAATCATTCCTGCTGGTGTTCCCCGCAAACCTGGAATGACTAGGGATGATTTGTTCAAAATCAATGCCGGCATTGTGAAGACTCTTTGTGAAGGAATTGCAAAATGTTGTCCAAATGCTATTGTTAACCTGATCAGCAATCCTGTTAACTCGACGGTTCCCATTGCCGCTGAAGTTTTCAAGAAAGCTGGTACTTTTGATCCAAAGCGCCTTTTGGGAGTTACAATGCTTGATGTTGTTAGAGCAAATACTTTTGTG GCAGAAGTTTTGGGTCTTGATCCTAGGGATGTTGATGTTCCGGTAGTTGGAGGTCATGCAGGGGTTACAATCTTACCTCTTCTGTCTCAG GTTAAACCTCCATGCTCTTTTAATGCTAAAGAAATTGATTACCTTACAAACCGCATCCAAAATGGCGGAACTGAGGTTGTCGAG GCAAAAGCTGGAGCCGGATCTGCAACATTATCTATG GCTTATGCTGCTGTCAAGTTTGCCGATGCATGCCTTCGTGGTTTGCGAGGAGATGCTGGCATTATCCAGTGTGCTTTTGTGGCTTCTCAG GTGACTGAACTTCCTTTCTTTGCATCGAAAGTAAGGCTTGGCCGCAGTGGAGTGGAGGAAGTACACCCTCTTGGTCCCTTGAATGAGTACGAAAG GGATGGCTTGGAGAAGGCAAAGAAAGAGTTAGCAGCAAGTATTCACAAGGGAGTTTCCTTCATCAGGAAATGA